The Sulfurimonas hongkongensis genome segment TAGCCCTAGATGCAAAAAATATCTTAAGCATCTACCCTCTCTCAACCTCACATATAAAACTTCCAAGTCTAGATGCAAATATTCAAGCTGAACCTGAAGTTGGTCTTATTTGTGATTTAGAATATAGTGCAGGAAAGCTTACAAAGATAACTCCTACACATTTTGGTGCATTTAATGACTGCTCGATTAGGGTTGCAAATGCAGATAAGATTAGTGATAAAAAAAACTGGGGAGAGCTCTCTAAAGGCTTTAGTAACACTCTTATAAAGATAGATAAATTTACCGAGGGTGGAGTAATGGACTCGTACTCAATCGCTAGTTTTTTACGCCGTGATGGAGAGTTGCACGCCTATGGAGAAAATGTTGAGATAAGTGGATATAGCTACTTTTATGAAAAGCTTCTTAAGTGGATGGTTCATCAAATAAACACTCAAGAAAACTACGGTCCACTTGAACCCATCAACCAATACATTGCGGCATGTGCTAACCCTAAAGAGGCGATTATTACTATTGGTGCTACAAGATATACAGAGTTTGGAGAGAAAACATTTTTAAAAAAAGGTGATGAAGTTATAGTTGTCCTTTATCCAAAAAATGAAACTACAAAAGAGCAACTCTTAGAAAACATCAACAATCACACAGACAAAAATATAAGCATACTATCTCAAAGAGTTATATAGCTATGAGTAGAGGCAAAAAACTAGATATCTTCATCGGTGCAGACATCGATGATAGTTGGGCGCAAGTCCAAAGTCCTAGAGCCTCACAAATAGCAGATGAGATACTAGAGCCGCAAAAGCATCTTTTAGTCTTTGCAAAAGAAAAAAGAAGAGGAAAAATCGTAACTTTAGTGGGAGAGTTTCATATTACAAAAGAAGATGCGAGCAAAACTCTAAAGCTTCTAAAAAAGAAGCTTGGCTGTGGTGGAGCTTTTAAAGATGGTTGGATGGAGTTTCAAGGCGAGCTAAAAGATAAGCTCAAAGAACTTTTGCTTAGTGAAGGATTTAGATTTAAGCACTCATAAGTTTTGCTCAATATAACAAATAAGGATGCAAATGTTCAAAAAAGCTAAAATAAAGTTGAATGAATATTTAAATTTAAAGTATCTTTTGCATGATGAAAGTGTTGAGAAAAAAGCAAGTATTGAAGATATAAAAGTATATTGGAGGCATAAAGACTCTACGCATATTGAAAAACTACTTCAATGGTTAAAACAAAATCAACAGCATCTAGATTCTGATAAAATCGATAGAGTTAAAAATAGAGTTACATTATCGTTTATCATAGTCACTCTAGTTATGTTTATAGTTGGGTTCTTGCTAGGATTTAGTTTGCTAAGCTACGATGATAGATCCATAGTTAATGTAACTTGGTTTTTATTTATTATGATTTTTTTACCCTTTATTTTATCAATTTTTTCTTTTTTTTATTCAATAATAG includes the following:
- a CDS encoding DUF5718 family protein translates to MAKYKKFLGLGIAGNFALHLEQAGEMEEFKDVITADEAAPKGMFPFYLPQPPNHDSGLALDAKNILSIYPLSTSHIKLPSLDANIQAEPEVGLICDLEYSAGKLTKITPTHFGAFNDCSIRVANADKISDKKNWGELSKGFSNTLIKIDKFTEGGVMDSYSIASFLRRDGELHAYGENVEISGYSYFYEKLLKWMVHQINTQENYGPLEPINQYIAACANPKEAIITIGATRYTEFGEKTFLKKGDEVIVVLYPKNETTKEQLLENINNHTDKNISILSQRVI
- a CDS encoding translation initiation factor SUI1, which encodes MSRGKKLDIFIGADIDDSWAQVQSPRASQIADEILEPQKHLLVFAKEKRRGKIVTLVGEFHITKEDASKTLKLLKKKLGCGGAFKDGWMEFQGELKDKLKELLLSEGFRFKHS